One region of Vibrio pelagius genomic DNA includes:
- the rluA gene encoding bifunctional tRNA pseudouridine(32) synthase/23S rRNA pseudouridine(746) synthase RluA: protein MALVKYTPPTDPWIEVVFEDEDILVVNKPSGLLSVPGREPQHYDSMWSRVVEAFPQAQAVHRLDMSTSGLMLFAKHKQAERHLKKQFQYRLTHKLYYARVWGDVERAEGEVDLPLICDWPNRPRQKVCFEQGKPAQTRYQVAQREEHTTLLRLLPITGRSHQLRVHTMALGHPMVGDEFYSTEPALSYSQRLELHASELSFYHPATDQLFTAFVPCDFYPEAKPQIAQHFDIEQELPDYKRLKG, encoded by the coding sequence ATGGCATTAGTTAAATACACGCCTCCGACCGATCCTTGGATTGAAGTTGTGTTTGAAGATGAAGATATCTTAGTGGTCAACAAACCATCAGGATTACTGTCGGTTCCTGGTCGAGAGCCACAGCACTATGACAGTATGTGGAGCCGAGTTGTAGAGGCTTTCCCACAGGCGCAAGCCGTGCATCGCTTGGACATGTCGACCTCAGGTCTGATGCTGTTTGCGAAACATAAACAGGCTGAGCGCCATTTAAAGAAGCAATTTCAGTATCGATTAACTCATAAACTTTACTACGCTCGAGTATGGGGTGACGTGGAGCGGGCTGAAGGGGAGGTTGATCTGCCTTTGATTTGTGATTGGCCAAATAGACCTCGACAGAAAGTGTGTTTTGAACAGGGAAAGCCTGCCCAGACTCGCTACCAAGTTGCGCAGCGTGAGGAGCATACAACTCTGTTACGTTTGCTTCCGATTACAGGGCGTTCTCATCAGTTGCGTGTTCATACCATGGCACTGGGTCATCCGATGGTGGGAGACGAGTTTTACTCAACGGAGCCAGCACTCAGTTATTCTCAACGATTAGAGCTTCATGCATCTGAACTCAGTTTTTATCATCCTGCGACTGACCAGTTATTTACCGCGTTTGTCCCGTGTGACTTTTACCCAGAAGCCAAGCCGCAGATCGCTCAACATTTTGATATTGAGCAGGAACTACCAGACTACAAAAGGCTGAA